A window of Deinococcus radiotolerans contains these coding sequences:
- a CDS encoding MFS transporter: MLNAPAFVPLWLGQVITQVGDRALGLALGYYVFRETGSVTATALLALSGYLPGLLFGSFAGVLADRWDRRRVLIISQLLQGVVVLALLLATRPGWLWVAYAVMFTELTLSLLALPAGAALLPTLVGAGRLGRANATLSVGTTVARLLGPPLGGLLVARSGVAGVVVFDALSFVLAALCFTRLPRPVPTAAPRPDGPPDSLLGSWRALAAEWRAGLRVIAGHPVILSLMAVLGLTSLGGTLVDPAYMPFVQGVLRADATQVGLLSSVMGASTLLGGLSAAWAVERFPLRRLIVGGTVLVGALMLLTYTQASLPLMFVGVALMGLPMVVANVATSTLVQLATPDAYRGRVYGALGTTNALVGVIAAGGAALVGARVGPVALLTVAGSLTLLAGVVATRLPSRTEQVAPAGD, from the coding sequence ATGCTGAACGCTCCCGCCTTCGTTCCCCTGTGGCTGGGCCAGGTGATCACGCAGGTCGGGGACCGCGCCCTAGGCCTCGCGCTGGGCTATTACGTGTTCCGTGAGACCGGCTCGGTGACCGCCACGGCGCTGCTGGCGCTGTCCGGGTACCTGCCGGGCCTGCTGTTCGGGTCGTTCGCGGGGGTGCTCGCGGACCGCTGGGACCGGCGGCGGGTGCTGATCATCAGTCAGCTGCTGCAGGGCGTGGTGGTGCTGGCCCTGCTGCTCGCCACGCGGCCCGGGTGGCTGTGGGTGGCGTACGCCGTGATGTTCACCGAACTGACCCTCAGCCTGCTGGCCCTGCCCGCCGGGGCGGCGCTGCTGCCCACCCTGGTGGGCGCGGGCCGCCTGGGGCGCGCCAACGCCACCCTGTCGGTCGGCACGACGGTCGCGCGCCTGCTGGGCCCGCCGCTGGGGGGCCTGCTGGTCGCCCGGTCGGGCGTGGCGGGTGTGGTGGTGTTTGACGCTCTCAGCTTCGTCCTGGCGGCCCTGTGCTTCACGCGCCTGCCCCGCCCGGTCCCCACCGCGGCGCCGCGTCCGGACGGCCCGCCGGACTCGCTGCTGGGCTCGTGGCGCGCCCTGGCGGCCGAGTGGCGCGCGGGCCTGCGCGTGATCGCCGGCCACCCGGTCATCCTGAGCCTGATGGCCGTGCTGGGCCTGACCAGTCTGGGCGGCACGCTGGTCGACCCGGCGTACATGCCCTTCGTGCAGGGCGTGCTGCGCGCCGACGCGACCCAGGTGGGGCTACTGAGCAGCGTGATGGGCGCCAGCACCCTGCTGGGCGGCCTGAGCGCCGCGTGGGCGGTCGAGCGCTTCCCGCTGCGGCGGCTGATCGTGGGCGGCACCGTCCTGGTCGGCGCGCTGATGCTGTTGACGTACACCCAGGCGTCCCTGCCGCTGATGTTCGTGGGCGTGGCGCTCATGGGCCTGCCCATGGTCGTGGCGAACGTGGCGACCTCCACGCTGGTGCAGCTGGCCACGCCGGACGCGTACCGGGGCCGGGTGTACGGGGCGCTGGGTACCACGAACGCCCTGGTCGGCGTGATCGCTGCGGGCGGCGCGGCCCTGGTGGGCGCCCGGGTGGGGCCGGTCGCGCTGCTGACGGTGGCAGGCAGCCTGACCCTCCTGGCGGGTGTGGTGGCGACCCGTCTGCCCAGCCGCACGGAACAGGTGGCGCCCGCCGGCGACTGA
- a CDS encoding AAA family ATPase: MTEVLPWALTLLGPPALHGPGGVTVRPERKTAALLAYLSLEGPTSRARLVHLLWPGTPGSSARNNLVHLLRRLARHAQPGLITGQETLSLHEALPVDARDALRPDAPVPPGELLAGVALDDLPDLDDWLGAQRGTLDALRLARLTAAAQRAEHAGDLPGALRAALAWLDLDPLSGEAARQVMRLHYLSGDRPAALAVFTRVREQLRRELNLPPDTATLALAGQIRRGEPLPGQAPAAGALPLGVLRPPVLVGREAAWAHLESAWAARRTIYLTGEAGVGKTRLAQEFAASKGRALFLPGRAGAQDVPFAAATHNARARLAANPGVPLPDWVRRELSRLLPELWAGPPPPPIQSEAARLQYYLAHLELVRLTAPGYAAVITDDVQYYDPATVELGTFFLTQAPAGDPGEVPRHLITYRRGSLSAHAQARIDGLVQAGLAARVDLDGLDLAGTHALLSSLDAPPELAGALHARTGGNLQFLLEALRAAFQGGQFTPDPVAPVGLDRLLAGRLARLSPGAAQVARGAAALGDQFTLELLSEVLGLTLPDLADAWEELERAQIMVGEAFSHDLLREAVLADLPDAARGPLHRACARTLARHGAHPERVARHWQAAGDAAQAAGWWRRAAAHAEAAGRPDEARAAARLAAQLEGPPAPDLP, from the coding sequence ATGACCGAGGTGCTCCCCTGGGCCCTGACGCTGCTCGGCCCGCCCGCCCTGCACGGGCCCGGCGGCGTGACCGTGCGGCCGGAACGCAAGACGGCGGCGCTGCTGGCGTACCTGAGCCTGGAGGGCCCCACCAGCCGCGCCCGGCTGGTGCACCTGCTATGGCCGGGCACGCCGGGCAGCAGCGCCCGCAACAACCTGGTGCACCTGCTGCGCCGCCTGGCCCGCCACGCGCAGCCCGGCCTGATCACCGGGCAGGAGACCCTCAGCCTGCATGAAGCGCTGCCGGTGGACGCCCGCGACGCGCTGCGCCCAGACGCACCGGTGCCGCCCGGCGAGCTGCTGGCCGGGGTGGCACTCGACGACCTGCCGGACCTGGACGACTGGCTGGGCGCGCAGCGAGGGACGCTGGACGCGCTGCGCCTGGCCCGCCTGACAGCCGCCGCGCAGCGCGCGGAGCACGCGGGCGACCTGCCCGGCGCGCTGCGGGCCGCGCTGGCCTGGCTGGACCTCGATCCGCTGTCCGGCGAGGCGGCGCGGCAGGTGATGCGCCTGCACTACCTCAGCGGGGACCGTCCGGCCGCGCTGGCGGTGTTCACGCGGGTCCGGGAGCAGCTGCGCCGGGAACTGAACCTGCCGCCCGACACGGCGACGCTGGCGCTGGCTGGGCAGATCCGGCGCGGCGAGCCGCTGCCCGGTCAGGCGCCCGCTGCGGGGGCGCTCCCGCTGGGCGTGCTGCGCCCCCCGGTGCTGGTGGGCCGGGAGGCCGCGTGGGCGCATCTGGAGTCCGCGTGGGCGGCGCGGCGCACCATCTACCTGACCGGCGAGGCGGGGGTGGGCAAGACCCGCCTCGCGCAGGAATTCGCGGCCAGCAAGGGCCGGGCGCTGTTCCTGCCGGGCCGTGCGGGCGCGCAGGACGTGCCGTTCGCCGCCGCCACCCACAATGCCCGCGCGCGCCTCGCGGCGAACCCCGGCGTGCCGCTACCCGACTGGGTGCGGCGGGAACTGTCACGCCTGCTGCCCGAACTGTGGGCCGGTCCGCCCCCACCGCCCATCCAGTCGGAAGCCGCGCGGCTCCAGTACTACCTGGCGCACCTGGAACTGGTGCGGCTGACCGCGCCCGGCTACGCGGCCGTGATCACGGACGACGTGCAGTACTACGACCCGGCGACCGTGGAACTCGGCACGTTCTTCCTGACGCAGGCCCCGGCCGGGGACCCGGGCGAGGTGCCGCGTCACCTGATCACGTACCGGCGCGGCAGTCTCAGCGCGCACGCGCAGGCCCGCATTGACGGGCTGGTGCAGGCCGGACTGGCCGCCCGGGTCGACCTGGACGGGCTGGACCTGGCGGGCACGCACGCCCTCCTGAGCTCGCTGGACGCCCCGCCGGAACTGGCCGGGGCGCTGCACGCCCGCACGGGCGGAAACCTTCAGTTCCTGCTGGAAGCGCTGCGGGCCGCGTTCCAGGGCGGTCAGTTCACGCCTGACCCCGTGGCACCTGTGGGCCTGGACCGCCTGCTGGCCGGTCGGCTGGCGCGGCTGTCGCCCGGCGCGGCGCAGGTGGCGCGCGGCGCGGCGGCGCTGGGGGACCAGTTCACGCTGGAACTCCTCTCGGAAGTGCTGGGCCTGACCCTGCCGGACCTGGCGGACGCCTGGGAGGAACTGGAGCGCGCACAGATCATGGTGGGGGAGGCCTTCAGTCACGACCTGCTGCGCGAGGCGGTCCTGGCGGACCTGCCGGACGCGGCGCGCGGCCCGCTGCACCGCGCCTGCGCCCGCACCCTCGCCCGGCACGGCGCGCACCCGGAGCGCGTCGCGCGACACTGGCAGGCCGCCGGGGACGCGGCGCAGGCGGCCGGGTGGTGGCGCCGGGCCGCCGCGCACGCCGAGGCCGCAGGGCGACCTGACGAGGCCCGGGCCGCGGCCCGGCTGGCCGCGCAGCTTGAGGGACCTCCCGCACCGGACCTGCCGTAG
- a CDS encoding prolyl oligopeptidase family serine peptidase produces the protein MTHTAPPSVPVTRRDAQTDTYLNAQGEAVVVADPYRWLEDPDHPDTRAWVQAQSAHAQAHLGALPARDAYHERLSSLWNHVRPGVPWARGERYFRMFNPGLLNQPLLQVAPDPHGPWETLLDPNALSADGTVAMAEVSVSRDGQHLAYATQSGGSDWLTWRVRDIASRQDRPDELHWSKFSSAAWHPDGHGFYYSAYDAPAPGGALTAANSHQRLMFHRLGEPQAQDEPVIVRPDQPTWGYHARVTEDARFLIVQVWNGTDPRNLLWIRPLDEAGAFTELVAEFRAMYSVSGSDGDTLFVHTDEDAPRGQVIAWTLGGDRRTVIPEGPDKLEEVHVVPGGLLTLTLKDASHRLHLHGRDGTPQREVPLPTLGTLSLSTHASSPEVFYGFTSFLHPNQPYRVQLPGGTPEPLAAEALTFNPEDFEVTQDFAVSRDGTRVPLFIVARRGLPRTGTHPTLLYGYGGFNISLTPAFNAGRVAWLERGGIYVQANLRGGGEYGQAWHQAGTLHRKQNVFDDFIACAEHLIAQGWTSPTHLGIQGGSNGGLLVGACLTQRPDLFGAAVPQVGVLDMLRYHQFTIGWAWASDYGRSDDPQLLPTLLAYSPLHTLRPGTAYPPTLITTGDHDDRVVPAHSFKFGAALQHAQGGPAPILLRIQTQAGHGAGKPTDLIIEEQADLYAFLEAHLRHAAP, from the coding sequence GTGACCCACACTGCCCCGCCGTCCGTCCCGGTGACCCGCCGGGACGCCCAGACCGACACGTACCTGAACGCGCAGGGAGAGGCCGTGGTCGTGGCCGACCCGTACCGCTGGCTGGAGGACCCCGACCACCCCGACACCCGCGCGTGGGTGCAGGCGCAGAGCGCCCACGCGCAGGCGCATCTGGGCGCCCTGCCCGCCCGGGACGCGTACCATGAGCGGCTGTCGTCGCTTTGGAACCACGTGCGGCCCGGCGTGCCGTGGGCGCGCGGCGAACGGTACTTCCGGATGTTCAACCCGGGCCTGCTGAACCAGCCGCTGCTGCAGGTCGCGCCGGACCCGCACGGCCCGTGGGAGACCCTGCTGGACCCGAACGCCCTGAGTGCGGACGGCACGGTCGCCATGGCCGAGGTCAGCGTCAGCCGGGACGGGCAGCACCTGGCGTACGCCACGCAGAGTGGCGGCAGCGACTGGCTGACCTGGCGGGTGCGGGACATTGCGTCGCGCCAGGACCGGCCGGATGAGCTGCACTGGAGCAAGTTCAGCAGCGCCGCCTGGCATCCGGACGGCCACGGTTTCTACTACAGCGCCTACGACGCGCCTGCGCCCGGCGGGGCCCTGACGGCCGCGAACAGTCACCAGCGGCTGATGTTCCACCGCCTGGGTGAGCCGCAGGCGCAGGACGAGCCGGTGATCGTCCGGCCGGATCAGCCGACCTGGGGCTACCACGCGCGCGTGACCGAGGACGCCCGCTTCCTGATCGTGCAGGTCTGGAACGGCACCGACCCGCGCAACCTGCTGTGGATCCGCCCGCTGGACGAGGCGGGCGCGTTCACGGAACTGGTTGCCGAGTTCCGCGCCATGTACAGCGTCAGCGGCAGCGACGGCGACACGCTGTTCGTCCACACCGACGAGGACGCTCCGCGCGGACAGGTGATCGCGTGGACGCTGGGCGGCGACCGCCGCACCGTGATCCCCGAAGGCCCCGACAAGCTGGAGGAGGTGCACGTCGTCCCAGGCGGGCTGCTGACCCTGACCCTGAAAGACGCCAGTCACCGCCTGCACCTGCACGGCCGGGACGGCACGCCGCAGCGCGAGGTGCCGCTGCCCACCCTGGGCACCCTGAGCCTCAGCACGCACGCCTCCTCCCCGGAGGTGTTCTACGGGTTCACGTCGTTCCTGCACCCCAACCAGCCGTACCGGGTGCAGCTGCCCGGCGGGACGCCCGAACCGCTGGCCGCGGAGGCCCTGACCTTCAACCCGGAGGACTTCGAGGTCACGCAGGACTTCGCCGTCAGCCGCGACGGCACGCGCGTGCCCCTGTTCATCGTGGCCCGGCGCGGCCTGCCCCGCACTGGTACGCACCCGACCCTGCTGTACGGGTACGGCGGCTTCAACATCAGCCTCACGCCCGCCTTCAACGCCGGGCGGGTCGCGTGGCTGGAACGCGGCGGGATCTACGTGCAGGCGAACCTGCGCGGCGGCGGCGAGTACGGCCAGGCGTGGCACCAGGCGGGCACCCTGCACCGCAAACAGAACGTGTTCGACGACTTCATCGCGTGCGCCGAGCACCTGATCGCGCAGGGCTGGACGTCCCCGACGCACCTGGGCATCCAGGGCGGCAGCAACGGCGGCCTGCTGGTCGGCGCGTGCCTCACGCAGCGCCCGGACCTGTTCGGCGCGGCCGTGCCGCAGGTGGGCGTGCTGGACATGCTGCGCTACCACCAGTTCACGATCGGGTGGGCGTGGGCCAGCGATTACGGCCGCAGCGACGACCCGCAGCTGCTGCCCACCCTGCTGGCGTACTCGCCGCTGCACACTCTGCGCCCCGGCACCGCGTACCCGCCCACCCTGATCACCACCGGCGACCACGACGACCGCGTGGTGCCCGCGCACTCCTTCAAGTTCGGCGCGGCGTTGCAGCACGCGCAGGGGGGTCCGGCCCCGATCCTGCTGCGCATTC
- a CDS encoding AAA family ATPase: protein MQSDAWQLTLTGPPVLRDPSGAPQRCSGKSLAILAFLALDGPTARSELAGLLWPDTQESTARNNLVHQLRRMQAAYGADLVQAGDVLSLSAQLRVDLTDQGELLGGVDWPELPELHDWLLARRSRLDAERAARWREQAQRQEDAGDWTAALDTVAQLRALDPLSEDALRREMRLHYLLGHAARALEVFETGRAQLQATLNQAPLPETQALARDITRGTLSAAQASPAPGADLPSGMARPPLVGREAEWAQMQDAWNAGQGVVLLGEAGVGKTRLALDFLDAHGGGMRFQGCLGDAGLPYATHARTYRQVLSAFPDLPLPDWVRAELTRIMPSLGGAPEPITDEARKVRFWQAKAEALGLAIREAGLRHLVFDDVQFMDDASIEAGAFVFAQLGWGQPSAPYRTIHCARPAQLGAQQQAVMQAMVDSGLIRIIPLGPLPGEAVQALVGALDLPDATGTLASELGRYTGGNPLLLLETARSLHAAPSLPGPLPLPESAGRVTETRLARLSPAALHAARAAAVLRSDFDVDLVAQVLGAPLLATLDAWEELQAAQVMRGAAFEHDLVADAVLAATPGAVRRLLHRAAARTLTRHGAPPARIARHWQAGGAAREAAPQFEQAAQHARAAYRHAEADEYTREAEHAYAQAG from the coding sequence GTGCAAAGCGACGCGTGGCAGCTGACCCTGACCGGCCCGCCGGTCCTGCGCGACCCGTCCGGCGCGCCCCAGCGCTGCTCGGGCAAGTCCCTGGCGATCCTGGCCTTCCTGGCCCTGGACGGCCCCACCGCCCGCAGTGAACTGGCGGGCCTGCTGTGGCCCGACACGCAGGAGAGCACGGCCCGCAACAACCTGGTGCATCAGCTGCGGCGCATGCAGGCCGCGTACGGCGCGGACCTCGTGCAGGCCGGGGACGTTCTGAGCCTGAGCGCGCAGCTGCGCGTGGACCTGACCGATCAGGGCGAGCTGCTGGGCGGCGTGGACTGGCCGGAGCTGCCGGAACTGCACGACTGGCTGCTGGCCCGCCGAAGTCGCCTCGACGCGGAACGCGCCGCCCGCTGGCGCGAGCAGGCGCAGCGGCAGGAGGACGCGGGCGACTGGACGGCCGCGCTGGACACCGTCGCACAGCTGCGCGCCCTGGACCCCCTGTCCGAGGACGCCCTGCGGCGCGAGATGCGCCTGCACTACCTGCTGGGCCACGCCGCGCGCGCCCTGGAGGTCTTCGAGACCGGCCGGGCGCAGTTGCAGGCCACGCTGAACCAGGCGCCCCTGCCCGAGACGCAGGCGCTGGCGCGCGACATCACGCGCGGGACGCTCAGCGCCGCCCAGGCGTCCCCCGCGCCCGGCGCGGACCTGCCCAGCGGCATGGCCCGCCCACCCCTGGTGGGCCGCGAGGCTGAATGGGCGCAGATGCAGGACGCCTGGAACGCCGGGCAGGGCGTCGTGCTGCTGGGGGAAGCCGGGGTGGGCAAGACCCGCCTGGCCCTGGACTTCCTGGACGCGCACGGGGGCGGCATGCGCTTCCAGGGCTGCCTGGGGGACGCGGGCCTGCCGTACGCCACGCACGCCCGCACGTACCGGCAGGTGCTGAGTGCCTTCCCGGACCTGCCGCTGCCCGACTGGGTGCGCGCCGAGCTGACCCGGATCATGCCGTCCCTGGGCGGCGCGCCCGAGCCCATCACGGACGAGGCGCGCAAAGTCCGCTTCTGGCAGGCAAAGGCAGAGGCGCTGGGCCTGGCGATCCGCGAGGCGGGCCTGCGCCACCTCGTGTTCGATGACGTGCAGTTCATGGATGACGCCAGCATCGAGGCGGGCGCGTTCGTGTTCGCGCAGCTGGGCTGGGGACAGCCCAGCGCGCCCTACCGCACCATTCACTGCGCCCGCCCCGCGCAGCTGGGCGCCCAGCAGCAGGCGGTCATGCAGGCCATGGTGGACAGCGGCCTGATCCGCATCATTCCGCTGGGTCCGCTGCCCGGCGAGGCGGTGCAGGCCCTGGTGGGCGCTCTGGACCTGCCCGACGCCACCGGCACCCTGGCGAGCGAGCTGGGCCGTTACACCGGTGGGAATCCGCTGCTGCTGCTGGAAACGGCCCGCAGCCTGCACGCCGCGCCCAGCCTGCCCGGCCCGCTGCCCCTGCCGGAATCGGCGGGCCGGGTCACCGAGACCCGCCTGGCGCGGCTGTCCCCGGCGGCGCTGCACGCGGCCCGCGCGGCCGCCGTGCTGCGCAGCGACTTTGACGTGGACCTGGTCGCGCAGGTGCTGGGCGCGCCGCTGCTGGCCACGCTGGACGCCTGGGAGGAACTCCAGGCGGCGCAGGTGATGCGCGGCGCGGCCTTCGAGCATGACCTGGTCGCGGACGCCGTGCTGGCCGCCACACCCGGCGCGGTGCGGCGCCTGCTGCACCGCGCCGCGGCCCGCACCCTGACCCGGCACGGCGCGCCGCCCGCGCGGATCGCGCGGCACTGGCAGGCCGGCGGGGCCGCGCGCGAGGCCGCGCCGCAGTTCGAACAGGCCGCCCAGCACGCCCGCGCCGCGTACCGCCACGCGGAAGCCGACGAGTACACCCGCGAGGCCGAGCACGCCTACGCGCAGGCCGGGTAG